The Phenylobacterium glaciei genomic sequence AGCTCCTGAAGCTCGCGGCCAACCTGCCGCACAGCGGACGGCTGCCGGATCCAGAGGGTTCGTCGGAGAAGATTTCCAAGCTCTGCGGCAGCCGGGTGACCATCGACGTGGTCATGGACGGCGACCGCGTCGGCCAGTTCGCTCAGGACGTGAAGGCCTGCGCGCTCGGCCAGGCCTCGGCCGCGGTGCTGGGCGCCCACGTGCTGGGGGCGACGCTCGCGGAGATCGAGATGGCCCGCGATCAGTTCCGTGCTATGCTGAAGGACGGCGCAGCTGCGCCTGTTGGACGTTTTTCGGACCTAGAGATGCTCGCGCCCGTGAAGGATTACCCGGCCCGCCACACCTCGACGCTGCTGGCGTTCGAGGCCGCGACCGATGCTGTCCGGCAGGCGAGCACCCGAACTAGCCGCGCCGGCATAGCTTGATCGCCATCAACCGTCGGCGTAATCGCTGCGGCTGACTTGCAAGGCGTCTGCGTCCCGGCATGACCTTTTATCAAACCTGCGTCAGAGGCGCCCTTCGCGCCTACAAGCTGACGCTCTCGCCTCTGATCGGGCGCCAATGCCGGTTTCTTCCGACCTGTTCGGAATATGCGGCGGAGGTCCTGATCGGGCATGGCCCCTGGCGCGGCTCCTGGCTCGCGGCCCGGCGGTTGTGCCGCTGTCATCCTCTGGGCGGTTCGGGCTATGACCCGCCGCCCCCGCCGCGCGGGACGCCCGAGGGCTCCGCCCGGAAATGGACGTGTGAAACATGATCGACCTGATTTTCCCCGACGGCTCCCAGCGCCAGTACGAAGACGGCGCCACGGGCCGTTCCGTCGCCGCCTCCATCGCCAAGTCCCTGGAGAAGCGCGCCGTCCTCATCAAGCTGGACGGCAAGCTCTATGACCTGGACCGCCCCCTGCCCTCGGGCGGTGTGTTCGAGATCCTGACGCGCGACGCGCCCGAGGCCCTCGACACCATCCGCCATGACGCCAGCCACGTGATGGCCGAGGCGGTGCAGGAACTGTTCCCTGGCACGCAGGTGACCATCGGCCCGGCCATCGAGGACGGCTTCTACTACGACTTCGCCCGCGACACGCCCTTCAGCCTGGACGACCTGGCCACCATCGAGAAGCGCATGAAGGAGATCGTCGACCGCGACGAGCCGATCACGCGCGAGGTCTGGAGCCGCGACGAGGCCATCGCCCATTTCACGGCGATCGGCGAGGCCTACAAGGCCGAGATCATCTCCGACCTGCCCGAGACCGAGGAAATCAGCGTCTATCGCCAGGGCGCCTGGAAGGACCTGTGCCTGGGTCCTCACCTGCCGTCGACGAAGCATGTCGGCAAGGCCTTCAAGCTGACCAAGCTGGCCGGCGCCTATTGGCGCGGCGACCACCGCAACGCCCAGCTGCAGCGCATCTACGGCACCGCCTGGGCCAGCGAGGCCGACCTTGAGGCCTACCTCACGCGCATCGAGGAGGCCGAGAAGCGCGACCACCGCAAGATCGGCCGGGCCATGGACCTCTTCCACCTGCAGGAAGAGGCCAAGGGCATGATCTTCTGGCACCCCAAGGGCTGGACCCTGTTCCGCATCGTGGAGAACTACATCCGCCGCCGTCTCGAGAGCGACGGCTACCAGGAGGTCAAGACGCCCCAGATCATGGACCGGGGGCTCTGGGAGCGCTCGGGCCACTGGGAGAAGTTCGGCGCCAACATGTTCGTCTGCGAAACGACGGAAGGCGAAGAGCTGGCCGTTAAACCGATGAACTGTCCGGGACACATCCAGATCTTCAACATCGGGCAAAAGAGCTATCGGGACCTGCCCCTGCGCCTGGCCGAGTTCGGGGCCTGCCATCGGTATGAGCCGTCGGGCGCCCTGCACGGCATCATGCGCCTGCGCGCCTTCACCCAGGACGACGCCCACATCTTCTGCCGCGAGGATCAGATCGAGGAGGAGACGACGAAGTTTGTCCGCCTGCTGAACTCGGTCTATTCCGACTTCGGCGTCCATCTCGACAGCGTCAAGCTGGCCCTGCGCCCCGACCTGCGGGCCGGTTCCGACGAGGTCTGGGACATCGCCGAGGACAAGCTTGACCGCGCCGCCCGCCAGGCGGTGAACATCGAGATCGAGCGGATGCCCGGCGAGGGCGCCTTCTATGGCCCGAAGCTCGAGTTCCACCTGCGCGACGCCATCGGCCGGACCTGGCAGTGCGGCACCCTGCAGCTGGACTTCGTGCTGCCTGAGCGTCTGGACGCGGAATATACGGCCGAGGACGGTTCCAAGCAGCGGCCTGTGGTCCTGCACCGGGCGGTGTTCGGGGCCGTGGAACGGTTCCTGGGTATCCTGATCGAGAACCACGCCGGGGCTTTCCCGCTGTGGCTCGCGCCCACCCAGGTGGTGGTCGCCACAATTACGTCCGACGCGGATGATTACGCCTTGGCGGTGGCTCAGGAGCTTCGCGCGGCGGGGCTGCGGGTTGAGACCGATCTGCGCAACGAGAAGATCAACTACAAGATTCGTGAGCACAGTCTGGCCAAGGCCCCGGTCATCGCCGTGGTCGGCCGGCGGGAAGCCGAGGAGGGCAAGGTGGCGTTGCGGCGGTTCGGATCGGACGGGCAGGAAATCCTTTCGCTCGCTCAAGCCGCGAAGACTCTTGCCTTGGAAGCCTTAGCGCCCGATGTTGCCCGCTCCACCACGGGGGCGGCGTCCGTTTCCCCTCGTGAACCGGTCGGGGCCAGGGAGGCTGGATGAACGGCATCGCCGCACCGATCGTCGCCTACGAACCCGCGCCAACGCCTGATTTCGTAAGGCCGCGCCGCAAGGTGTCGGTGGTGATGGTCGTGTTCATGACCGGTGCTGCGCTTGAGGAAAGCGTCGCCTGCGTGCTGGCCGATTCGGCGGTCGATGAGTTCGTCATCGTCGACAACGGCTCGACCCGCATGGAGGCGGCGCGGCTCGCTGGAGTGGCCGATTGTGACCGCCGGGTGGTGCTGATCAACGGCCAGGGCAATGTCGGATTCGCGCGCGGCGCGAATCTCGGCGCCAAGGCCGCCAGCGGCGACGTCATCGTCTTCCTCAATCCCGACGCCTTCCTGCAGCCGGGCTGCGTCACCGAGCTGGTCCGCGCCATCGAGGGCCGCCCGGTGCCCTGCATCGTCGGCGGCCGGGTGCTGAACACCGACCGCACCGAGCAGCGCGGCGCACGCCGGGGCGATATCACCCCCATCAGCGCCCTGATGAGCCTCAGCCACCTGGCCAAGCACGTCCCGGCCTGGAGCCGCTTCGAGGTGCATTGGGAAAACGACGCCGCTCCTGACTGTGTGGCCGCCATCCCCACCATCTCCGGCGCCTGCTTCGCCATGCGCCGCGAGGACTTCGACGCCGTCCAGGGCTTCGACGAAGGCTATTTCCTGCACGTCGAGGACGTGGACCTGTGCTGGCGTGTGCGCCGCGCCGGCGGCATCGTGCTCTTCCAGCCCAAGGCCGAGGTCGTCCATCTCGGCCACACCAGCCATGCCAGCCCCATCAAGGTGGAGTTCCATAAGGGCGTCGGCCTGGCGCGCTACTTCCGCAAGCGGGCGGAGAGCATCTCCGAGACCCTGCTGGCCTGGATGCTCTCGCCGATCATCGTCTGCACCGCCGTCGCGCGCCCCGTCATGTGGCGCGTCCGGGGTAGAGCGACCTAGAGCGCAATTCTTCGCTCATCCCGGCGAAGGCCGGGACCGAGGTACATCCACCGCATTCCGGATTCCTGACTCAGGCTGTGACCTATGACCTGGGCCCCGGCCTTCGGCGGGGTGAGCGGTTTAAGGTCAGGCGGGGAACAGCCCCGACCGCGCCACCGACGAGGTCGGCGGTTTTCCCAGCAGATCCGACACCCACTTGGCCGTGCTGATCAGGCCCGGCAGGTCGTAGCCCGTGCTGAAACCGGCCCGCTCCAGCATGTAGACCAGGTCCTCGGTGCCGATGTTGCCCGTGGCGTCGGGCGCGAAGGGGCAGCCGCCCAGCCCGCCGCAGCTGGCGTCCAGGATGTCGACGCCCGCCTCCACGCCGGCATAGGCGTTGGCCAGGCCGGTGTTGCGGGTATCGTGGAAGTGCAGCCGCAGCTTCTTATCGCCGATCGCCGCCTTCACCGCCTCGACCCGGGCGCGCACGGTCCAGGGGTCAGCCACGCCGATGGTGTCGGCGAGGGCGATCTCCGCGATATTCAGGCTGGCCGCCTCGCGGGCCAGCGCCACCACCTGGTCCTGCGACACTTCCCCGTCGAAGGGGCAGCCGAAGGCCACGGAGAAGGTGGCGCTGATCGGCGGCCCACCCTGCGCGTCGCGGCGGGCGGCGATGGCGGCCAGGGCGGCCATCTGCTCGGCGGTGTTGGCGCCCTGATTGCGGATGCCGAAGCCGTCGGTGGCGCAGACCACCACATTGGCCTCGTCGCACCGGGCCGCGACCGCCCGCTCCCAGCCCTTCATGTTCAGCACCAGGCCGATGCGCGAGCGCCCGGCGGCGGTGGGCAGGCCCTCCATCACCTCCTCGGCGCCGGCCATCTGCGGCACGCGCTTGGGATTGACGAAGGAGACGGTCTCCATCCGCTTGGCGCCGGCGGCCTCCAGGCGGCTGATGAAGGTCAGCTTCTGATCGACGTCCAGCAGGGCCTTTTCGTTCTGCAGGCCGTCGCGGGGGCCGACCTCGACGATCTCGATGAATCGGCTCATGGCGCGGGCTCCGGAAGCTGCGGCGGCGGGGCGTAGATGCGCAGGGTGGTGTCGTCGCCGTTGGAATAGTCCAGGCCGGTGATCTCGCCGATCTGGCGCGGTTTCAGGCCGCGCGCCTTGATGGCGGCGTCGAAGGCCTTCTGCTCGCGGCTTTCCACGACTGCGGGCCGGTTGTCGGCCAGGGCCTCTGCCGCCTGGTCTGGGCCGCCCAGGTCGGTGGGGGTGCCCAGTGCGAATACCAGGCTGGGCTCGGCGTAGCCGGCCACGGCCACGGGGGCCGGCGCAATCCCCTGGCGGGGCAGCAGTCTAGCCTGGGCCAAGGCGTGCTCCGTGCGTTGCGACAGCCAAAGCGGCTCCAGTCGTGGCGCGAGGCCGGCGACGAGGGCCGTGTGGCCAAGAATTCCCAGGGCGCCGGCCGTGACGAGCGCCGTCGCGGCCCGGCCCTTCATCAGCATATAGCCGCCTGCAAGGCCTGCCGTCGCCAGCAGAGCGCCCGCCGTCAGCGCGGCGGGGATGTCGGAGGCGTCGCCATACTGGCTCATCAGATAGCCGACCCCACCGGCCAGCAGGGCGCCGACGAAGGCCGAGAGGCCCGCGCCGATCCAGCGGACCCGGGCGCCCAACGGCTCGCGCAAGGCCGCCGCCGCTAGCCAGGCCAAGGCCCCGTAGGTGGGCAGGGTGTAGTGGACCAGCTTGGTGGGGGTCAGTTCGAAGACCAGGAAGGCCGGGATCAGCCAGGCCAGGGCGAACCGCACCCCGGGCTCAGCGCGATGGCGCCAGCCATGGGTCAGGGCCGCGGGCAGCAGCAGGGTGGCCGGGAAGAACAGCAGCGGCGTGGCCAGCGTATGATAGCCGGGGAAGGCCCCGTGGCTCTCCTGGCCGCCGGCCAGCTTGGGGGCGAGATCGCCCACCAGGGCGGCGCTCCAGAACCCGCCGTCGGTGGCCACGGTCACCGCCCAGGCCCAGGGCCCGACAACGGCGGCGAACAGGATCAGGCCCCAGCTCCAGCCCATGTCCTTGATCCAGGGCGCCTTGCGGTCCCAGATCCACAGGGTGATGGCGGTGAGCGCGACGACCATCAGGCCCACGGGGCCCTTCACCAGCACGGCGGCCGAAAGCCCCGCCCAGAATAGCAGCCGGGTCAGCCGTCCGGCGTGGACCTCGCCTCGGCTCGACGCGTACAGCCGGGCGAAGGCCGCGACGGCGAGCGTCGTTGTCCCGCACAGCACCGCGTCGGTCTTGGCGATGAAGGCCTCCGACGAGAGCAGGAAGGTCGAGGCCAGCGTCGCGCCGGCCAGCAGGCCGACAGGTCCGCCGAAGAAGGCCGCCGCCCCCCAGGCGCAGGCCGCCGCCGCCAGCATGGCGCCCAGCAGGGAGGGGATCCGATAGGCCCAGATGTCCCGCGCCTCGGCCTCCGACAGCAGGGCCACCGATCCGGCCTGCAGCCAGTAGATGCCCACCGGCTTCTTGAAGCGGGGCTCATCCTGGAAGCGGATCACCACGAAGTCGCCGGTCTCCAGCATCTGGGCCGTGGCCTGGGCGAAGCGTGATTCGTCGCGATCCAGCGGCGGCACGGCGAAGACGCCGGGCAAACCCGCCAGGAAGGCGATCAGGGCGGCCAGGGCCGGCCCACGCCAGCCCCGGCTCCAGCGTTCGATAAAGCCGTCCAGAGTCATGATCGCTTGATAGCACGATCCTTCCAGGCGCCGACTTTTCCGGTAAGGAGAGGACATGGCCAGTTCCGCAGCCTCAGGGCCCGACATCTCCGTGGTGGTTCCCGTCTTCGACGAGGAGGGCGCCGCGCCCGACCTGGCGCGGGAAATCGCCGCCGCCTTCGCAGGCCGAAACTACGAGATGGTCTTCGTCGACGACCGCTCGCGGGATGGCACGGTCGCCGCCCTGACTGCGCTGAAGTTGCAGATCCCGCAGCTCCGCGTCCTGACCCACCGCTCCAACTCCGGCCAGAGCCGCGCCATCCGCACCGGCATCCTGGCCGCCCGCGGCGACATCATCGTCACCCTCGACGGCGACGGCCAGAACGACCCGGCCGACGGCCCCAAGCTGGTGGACGCGCTGCTGGCCGGCCCCTCGACCCTGGCCCTGGTCGGCGGGGAGCGGGTGAAACGCCAGGACAGTCAGGCCAAGAAGATCGCGTCGAAGTTCGGCAACGGCGTACGCAAACGTCTGCTGAGGGACACCGCCAACGACACCGGATGTGGTCTGAAGGCCTTCCGCCGCGAGGCCTTCCTGCGGCTTCCCTATTTCGATCACATCCACCGCTACATCCCGGCCCTGATGATCCGCGAGGGCTACCAGGTGGATTTCGCGCCGGTGAACCATCGCCACCGCCAGACCGGCGCGTCGAAATACACCAATTTCGGCCGGCTGATGGCCTCGGTCTCGGACCTGCTGGGGGTGATGTGGCTCCAGACACGCGCCCGCAACCCTGGCGGCGCAGACGAGGTCTAGCCGACCCCGCTCGGTGAACCGCCTTTGCGGCCCGCGACAAAGCGGTTAACGCTTAGAGGTCGCCGGGTTTGCCGGCCGCGTGAGGGGGCTTTCGCGATGTTCGCCGCGTTTCCGCTGCTGGCCCTGCCGGTGCTGGTCTACAATCTGCTCGCGCTCACCCTGACCGGGGGCTTCTCGGCCTTCGACGCCTCGACGCGGATGAGTGAGCAACTGTTCGTCATCCAGATGACCTCGAAGGCCGCCTGGCCGGTCAGCCTGGGGGACCTGCTGCTGGCCGCCGCCCTGGTGGTGCTGTTCATCGAACTGCTTAAGTCGACCACCAGCCGGCGGGTCGCCATCGTCAATCACTCGCTGTCGATGATCCTGTTCATCATCTGC encodes the following:
- a CDS encoding iron-sulfur cluster assembly scaffold protein — its product is MIDELYSTKLLKLAANLPHSGRLPDPEGSSEKISKLCGSRVTIDVVMDGDRVGQFAQDVKACALGQASAAVLGAHVLGATLAEIEMARDQFRAMLKDGAAAPVGRFSDLEMLAPVKDYPARHTSTLLAFEAATDAVRQASTRTSRAGIA
- the yidD gene encoding membrane protein insertion efficiency factor YidD, whose translation is MTFYQTCVRGALRAYKLTLSPLIGRQCRFLPTCSEYAAEVLIGHGPWRGSWLAARRLCRCHPLGGSGYDPPPPPRGTPEGSARKWTCET
- the thrS gene encoding threonine--tRNA ligase, with translation MIDLIFPDGSQRQYEDGATGRSVAASIAKSLEKRAVLIKLDGKLYDLDRPLPSGGVFEILTRDAPEALDTIRHDASHVMAEAVQELFPGTQVTIGPAIEDGFYYDFARDTPFSLDDLATIEKRMKEIVDRDEPITREVWSRDEAIAHFTAIGEAYKAEIISDLPETEEISVYRQGAWKDLCLGPHLPSTKHVGKAFKLTKLAGAYWRGDHRNAQLQRIYGTAWASEADLEAYLTRIEEAEKRDHRKIGRAMDLFHLQEEAKGMIFWHPKGWTLFRIVENYIRRRLESDGYQEVKTPQIMDRGLWERSGHWEKFGANMFVCETTEGEELAVKPMNCPGHIQIFNIGQKSYRDLPLRLAEFGACHRYEPSGALHGIMRLRAFTQDDAHIFCREDQIEEETTKFVRLLNSVYSDFGVHLDSVKLALRPDLRAGSDEVWDIAEDKLDRAARQAVNIEIERMPGEGAFYGPKLEFHLRDAIGRTWQCGTLQLDFVLPERLDAEYTAEDGSKQRPVVLHRAVFGAVERFLGILIENHAGAFPLWLAPTQVVVATITSDADDYALAVAQELRAAGLRVETDLRNEKINYKIREHSLAKAPVIAVVGRREAEEGKVALRRFGSDGQEILSLAQAAKTLALEALAPDVARSTTGAASVSPREPVGAREAG
- a CDS encoding glycosyltransferase family 2 protein — protein: MNGIAAPIVAYEPAPTPDFVRPRRKVSVVMVVFMTGAALEESVACVLADSAVDEFVIVDNGSTRMEAARLAGVADCDRRVVLINGQGNVGFARGANLGAKAASGDVIVFLNPDAFLQPGCVTELVRAIEGRPVPCIVGGRVLNTDRTEQRGARRGDITPISALMSLSHLAKHVPAWSRFEVHWENDAAPDCVAAIPTISGACFAMRREDFDAVQGFDEGYFLHVEDVDLCWRVRRAGGIVLFQPKAEVVHLGHTSHASPIKVEFHKGVGLARYFRKRAESISETLLAWMLSPIIVCTAVARPVMWRVRGRAT
- a CDS encoding hydroxymethylglutaryl-CoA lyase → MSRFIEIVEVGPRDGLQNEKALLDVDQKLTFISRLEAAGAKRMETVSFVNPKRVPQMAGAEEVMEGLPTAAGRSRIGLVLNMKGWERAVAARCDEANVVVCATDGFGIRNQGANTAEQMAALAAIAARRDAQGGPPISATFSVAFGCPFDGEVSQDQVVALAREAASLNIAEIALADTIGVADPWTVRARVEAVKAAIGDKKLRLHFHDTRNTGLANAYAGVEAGVDILDASCGGLGGCPFAPDATGNIGTEDLVYMLERAGFSTGYDLPGLISTAKWVSDLLGKPPTSSVARSGLFPA
- a CDS encoding ArnT family glycosyltransferase → MTLDGFIERWSRGWRGPALAALIAFLAGLPGVFAVPPLDRDESRFAQATAQMLETGDFVVIRFQDEPRFKKPVGIYWLQAGSVALLSEAEARDIWAYRIPSLLGAMLAAAACAWGAAAFFGGPVGLLAGATLASTFLLSSEAFIAKTDAVLCGTTTLAVAAFARLYASSRGEVHAGRLTRLLFWAGLSAAVLVKGPVGLMVVALTAITLWIWDRKAPWIKDMGWSWGLILFAAVVGPWAWAVTVATDGGFWSAALVGDLAPKLAGGQESHGAFPGYHTLATPLLFFPATLLLPAALTHGWRHRAEPGVRFALAWLIPAFLVFELTPTKLVHYTLPTYGALAWLAAAALREPLGARVRWIGAGLSAFVGALLAGGVGYLMSQYGDASDIPAALTAGALLATAGLAGGYMLMKGRAATALVTAGALGILGHTALVAGLAPRLEPLWLSQRTEHALAQARLLPRQGIAPAPVAVAGYAEPSLVFALGTPTDLGGPDQAAEALADNRPAVVESREQKAFDAAIKARGLKPRQIGEITGLDYSNGDDTTLRIYAPPPQLPEPAP
- a CDS encoding glycosyltransferase family 2 protein — translated: MASSAASGPDISVVVPVFDEEGAAPDLAREIAAAFAGRNYEMVFVDDRSRDGTVAALTALKLQIPQLRVLTHRSNSGQSRAIRTGILAARGDIIVTLDGDGQNDPADGPKLVDALLAGPSTLALVGGERVKRQDSQAKKIASKFGNGVRKRLLRDTANDTGCGLKAFRREAFLRLPYFDHIHRYIPALMIREGYQVDFAPVNHRHRQTGASKYTNFGRLMASVSDLLGVMWLQTRARNPGGADEV